One Pseudomonas sp. FP1742 genomic window carries:
- a CDS encoding DUF6124 family protein → MFKVTPNPPDTDPVSPYESPDSKKLNDAAERALDHHFPPAEPKPPKRKGQLFSVCPGVNTEALLANASEDILSISAIAADLADDVDGSRRSVALSLSRLADGVHLLVERALDHLNEPEIAAILARKQSRVG, encoded by the coding sequence ATGTTCAAAGTTACACCTAACCCACCGGACACCGATCCGGTCTCCCCATACGAAAGCCCTGATTCAAAAAAACTCAACGATGCCGCCGAGCGCGCCCTCGACCATCACTTCCCGCCAGCCGAACCAAAACCACCGAAACGCAAAGGCCAACTCTTCAGCGTCTGCCCGGGCGTCAACACTGAAGCCCTCCTCGCCAATGCCTCGGAAGATATCTTGTCCATCAGCGCCATCGCCGCCGACCTCGCCGACGACGTGGACGGTTCACGCCGCTCCGTAGCCCTGTCGCTCAGCCGCCTGGCCGACGGGGTGCATTTGTTGGTAGAGCGCGCGCTGGATCACCTGAATGAGCCGGAAATAGCAGCGATTCTCGCCAGGAAACAAAGCCGAGTCGGCTGA
- a CDS encoding HU family DNA-binding protein — protein sequence MRKPELAAAIAEKADLTKEQANRVLNAVLEEITGALHRKDSVTLVGFGTFLQRHRGARTGKNPQTGEPVKIKASNTVAFKPGKSLKDSVNP from the coding sequence ATGCGTAAACCAGAACTCGCCGCTGCCATCGCGGAAAAAGCAGACCTCACCAAAGAACAGGCCAATCGCGTTCTCAACGCCGTTCTCGAAGAAATCACCGGCGCTCTGCATCGCAAGGATAGCGTCACGCTGGTGGGCTTCGGCACCTTCCTGCAACGCCATCGCGGTGCCCGTACCGGCAAGAACCCGCAAACCGGTGAGCCGGTGAAGATCAAGGCCAGCAACACTGTTGCGTTCAAGCCAGGCAAGTCGTTGAAAGACAGCGTTAATCCGTAA
- a CDS encoding NAD(P)/FAD-dependent oxidoreductase encodes MNTPVVIVGTGLAGYNLAREFRKLDGETPLLLITADDGRSYSKPMLSTGFGKNKDADGLSMAEPGAMAEQLKAEVRTHTRISGIDPGHKRLWIGEESVIYRDLILAWGAETVRVPIEGDAADAVFPINDLEDYARFRAAAAGKRRVLLLGAGLIGCEFANDLILGGYEVQLVAPCEQVMPTLLHPAAAAAVQAGLESLGARFHLGPVLNRLQRVADGLEAHLSDGQVIPCDVVVSAVGLRPRIDLAAAAGVQVNRGVVVDRHLKTSHANIYALGDCAEVDGLNLLYVMPLMSCARALAQTLAGNPTVVSYGPMPITVKTPVCPLVVSPPPRGAEGVWTVEGQGADIKVLCRDSAGKLLGYALTGAAVMEKLALNKELPALLA; translated from the coding sequence ATGAACACACCTGTCGTGATCGTCGGCACTGGGCTGGCTGGCTACAACCTGGCCCGGGAGTTTCGCAAGCTCGATGGCGAAACCCCGCTGCTGTTGATTACCGCAGATGACGGGCGCTCCTACTCCAAGCCGATGCTTTCCACCGGCTTTGGCAAGAATAAAGACGCCGATGGCCTGAGCATGGCCGAACCGGGCGCCATGGCCGAGCAATTGAAGGCCGAAGTGCGCACCCACACGCGTATCAGCGGCATCGATCCGGGCCACAAGCGCCTGTGGATCGGCGAAGAATCGGTGATCTACCGTGACTTGATCCTGGCCTGGGGCGCGGAAACCGTGCGGGTGCCGATCGAAGGCGACGCGGCCGACGCGGTTTTCCCGATCAACGACCTTGAAGACTATGCACGTTTTCGCGCGGCCGCGGCCGGCAAGCGTCGGGTGTTGCTGCTGGGCGCCGGTTTGATCGGCTGTGAATTCGCCAATGACCTGATTCTCGGTGGCTACGAAGTACAACTGGTTGCTCCCTGCGAACAAGTCATGCCGACCTTGCTGCACCCGGCCGCGGCCGCTGCGGTCCAGGCCGGCCTGGAAAGCCTCGGCGCACGCTTCCACCTCGGGCCGGTGCTCAATCGCTTGCAGCGCGTGGCTGACGGCCTGGAAGCGCATCTGTCCGACGGTCAGGTCATTCCTTGCGACGTAGTGGTTTCGGCTGTCGGTCTGCGTCCGCGCATCGACCTGGCGGCCGCTGCCGGGGTGCAGGTCAATCGTGGTGTGGTGGTTGACCGTCACCTGAAAACCTCTCACGCCAACATCTACGCCCTGGGCGACTGCGCCGAGGTCGATGGGCTGAATCTGTTGTACGTCATGCCCCTCATGAGCTGTGCGAGAGCGCTGGCCCAAACCCTCGCCGGAAACCCGACGGTGGTGAGCTATGGCCCGATGCCGATCACCGTGAAAACCCCGGTCTGCCCATTGGTGGTTTCACCGCCACCACGGGGCGCGGAGGGCGTCTGGACGGTCGAAGGGCAGGGCGCGGACATCAAAGTGCTATGCCGCGACAGCGCCGGCAAATTACTGGGTTACGCCCTGACCGGCGCGGCGGTGATGGAAAAACTCGCCCTGAACAAAGAGCTTCCGGCCCTGTTGGCGTAA
- a CDS encoding rubredoxin, with translation MKKWQCVVCGLVYNEAEGWPDDGIAAGTPWQDVPEDWLCPDCGVGKMDFEMIEIN, from the coding sequence ATGAAAAAGTGGCAATGTGTGGTCTGCGGCCTGGTCTATAACGAAGCCGAAGGCTGGCCGGACGACGGTATTGCGGCGGGCACACCGTGGCAGGACGTGCCGGAAGACTGGCTGTGCCCGGACTGTGGCGTGGGCAAAATGGATTTTGAAATGATTGAAATCAACTAA
- a CDS encoding chorismate lyase, which translates to MPHSKAPSPTPLWLPRSQVTPLPDTSTLDWLFDEGSLTRRLTRLSNDGFSVTPLFEGWQSLRADECAALELAEGSEGWVREVYLRGHGEAWVFARSVAARSALQGDGLHMDELGSRSLGELLFCDRAFQRRAIEVCHYPQAWLPMEAQAPELWGRRSRFDRCALSVLVAEVFLPTLWSAARAHPENC; encoded by the coding sequence GTGCCGCACTCAAAAGCCCCTTCCCCGACGCCACTCTGGCTCCCTCGAAGCCAAGTGACGCCCCTCCCCGACACGTCTACGCTCGATTGGCTGTTCGATGAAGGGTCGCTGACCCGACGCCTGACCCGTTTGTCGAATGACGGTTTCAGCGTCACGCCATTGTTCGAAGGCTGGCAATCGCTGCGCGCCGACGAATGTGCCGCGCTGGAGCTGGCTGAAGGCAGCGAAGGCTGGGTGCGCGAGGTGTATCTGCGCGGCCACGGTGAAGCCTGGGTGTTTGCCCGCAGCGTAGCGGCGCGTAGCGCGCTGCAGGGCGACGGATTGCATATGGATGAGCTGGGCAGCCGCTCTCTGGGCGAATTGCTGTTTTGCGATCGGGCGTTTCAGCGCCGGGCCATCGAGGTTTGTCATTATCCTCAAGCCTGGTTGCCGATGGAGGCTCAGGCGCCTGAACTGTGGGGCCGGCGCTCGCGTTTCGACCGTTGCGCCCTGAGCGTGCTGGTGGCCGAGGTTTTCCTGCCGACCCTGTGGAGCGCCGCCCGCGCGCATCCGGAGAACTGCTGA
- the ubiA gene encoding 4-hydroxybenzoate octaprenyltransferase: MYQNLLKSLNRVNPRAWDFIQLTRMDKPIGIYLLLWPTLWALWIAGEGSPSLANIVIFVLGVVLTRAGGCVINDWADRKVDGHVKRTEQRPLVSGKISSKEALVFFAVLMGVSFLLVLCTNAATVWLSLGGLALAFTYPFMKRYTYYPQVVLGAAFSWGMPMAFTAETGELPATAWLLWIANLLWTVGYDTYYAMTDRDDDLKIGVKSTAILFGDADRVIILTLQGLALGCLLLAGSKFHLGGWFHLGLLVAAGCFAWEFWYTRSKDRMRCFQAFLHNHWAGLAIFVGIVLDYALR, encoded by the coding sequence ATGTACCAGAACCTGCTCAAGTCTCTGAACCGAGTGAATCCTCGGGCCTGGGATTTCATTCAGCTGACCCGCATGGACAAGCCGATCGGCATTTACTTGCTGCTGTGGCCGACACTGTGGGCACTGTGGATTGCCGGTGAAGGTTCGCCGTCACTGGCCAATATCGTGATTTTCGTGCTCGGTGTGGTACTGACCCGTGCCGGCGGTTGCGTGATCAACGACTGGGCGGACCGCAAGGTCGATGGCCATGTGAAACGCACCGAGCAACGGCCGCTGGTGAGCGGCAAGATCAGCTCCAAAGAAGCCTTGGTGTTCTTCGCGGTGCTGATGGGCGTGAGCTTCTTGCTGGTGCTGTGCACCAACGCGGCGACTGTCTGGCTGTCGCTGGGCGGTTTGGCCCTGGCCTTCACGTATCCGTTCATGAAGCGTTACACCTATTACCCTCAAGTGGTGCTGGGCGCGGCGTTCTCCTGGGGCATGCCAATGGCGTTCACTGCCGAGACCGGTGAGTTGCCGGCGACAGCCTGGTTGCTGTGGATCGCCAACTTGCTGTGGACCGTGGGCTACGACACCTATTACGCCATGACCGACCGCGACGATGACCTGAAGATCGGGGTGAAATCCACCGCGATCCTGTTTGGCGATGCCGACCGGGTGATCATTCTGACCTTGCAAGGCCTGGCGCTGGGCTGCCTGTTGCTGGCTGGCTCGAAATTCCATCTTGGTGGCTGGTTCCACCTTGGGTTGCTGGTGGCGGCAGGCTGCTTTGCGTGGGAGTTCTGGTACACCCGCAGCAAAGACCGGATGCGTTGCTTCCAGGCGTTTTTGCATAACCACTGGGCGGGGTTGGCGATATTTGTGGGGATTGTGCTGGATTACGCGTTGCGTTGA
- the phoB gene encoding phosphate regulon transcriptional regulator PhoB has product MVGRSILIVDDEAPIREMIAVALEMAGYDCLEAENSQQAHAIIVDRKPDLILLDWMLPGTSGIELARRLKRDELTGDIPIIMLTAKGEEDNKIQGLEVGADDYITKPFSPRELVARLKAVLRRAGPTDGEAPIEVGGLLLDPISHRVTIDGKPAEMGPTEYRLLQFFMTHQERAYTRGQLLDQVWGGNVYVEERTVDVHIRRLRKALGDAYENLVQTVRGTGYRFSTKA; this is encoded by the coding sequence ATGGTTGGCAGGAGCATTCTGATCGTCGACGACGAAGCGCCCATTCGCGAAATGATCGCCGTTGCGTTGGAAATGGCCGGCTACGACTGCCTGGAGGCAGAGAACTCGCAGCAGGCCCATGCCATTATCGTCGACCGCAAACCGGACCTGATTCTGCTCGACTGGATGCTGCCCGGCACTTCCGGCATCGAACTGGCCCGCCGGCTCAAGCGCGATGAGCTGACCGGGGATATCCCGATCATCATGCTCACCGCCAAGGGCGAAGAAGACAACAAGATCCAGGGCCTGGAAGTCGGCGCCGACGACTACATCACCAAACCGTTTTCCCCCCGCGAGCTGGTGGCGCGCCTCAAAGCCGTGCTGCGCCGCGCCGGTCCGACCGATGGCGAAGCGCCGATCGAAGTCGGTGGCCTGCTGCTGGACCCGATCAGCCACCGCGTGACCATCGATGGCAAACCTGCCGAGATGGGCCCGACCGAGTACCGTTTGCTGCAATTTTTCATGACCCACCAGGAACGCGCCTACACTCGCGGCCAGCTGCTGGATCAGGTCTGGGGCGGCAATGTCTACGTCGAAGAGCGCACCGTCGACGTGCACATCCGTCGCCTGCGCAAAGCCCTCGGCGATGCTTACGAAAATCTGGTACAAACCGTGCGCGGCACCGGTTACAGGTTCTCTACCAAGGCCTGA
- the phoR gene encoding phosphate regulon sensor histidine kinase PhoR — protein sequence MLLLVTACLVIGLISGYYGWSLAVGLGLYLAWTLKQLLRLHEWLRLHQPDEAPPDGYGLWGEVFDSIYHLQRRDQRVRGRLQAVIDRVQESTAALKDAVVMLDSDGNLEWWNRAAETLLGLKTPQDSGQPVTNLVRHPRFKEYFEQDNYAEPLEIPSPINDRLRIQLYITRYGNNEHLMLVRDVTRIHQLEQMRKDFIANVSHELRTPLTVICGYLETLLDNVEEVNPRWTRALQQMQQQGGRMQTLLNDLLLLAKLEATDYPSDNQPVSIDSLLQSIKSDAQQLSGQKNQHITLEADPTIQLKGSEAELRSAFSNLVFNAVKYTPAEGNIRIRWWGDDQGAHLSVQDSGIGIDSKHLPRLTERFYRVDSSRNSNTGGTGLGLAIVKHVLLRHRARMEISSVPGHGSTFTCHFAPAQVTKSRVISAAD from the coding sequence ATGCTGTTGCTGGTCACCGCCTGCCTGGTGATCGGCCTGATTTCCGGCTACTACGGCTGGAGCCTCGCCGTGGGCCTGGGCCTTTATCTGGCGTGGACCCTCAAGCAGTTGCTGCGCCTGCACGAATGGCTGCGTCTGCATCAACCTGATGAAGCACCGCCCGATGGCTACGGCCTGTGGGGTGAAGTGTTCGACAGCATTTACCACCTGCAACGCCGCGACCAACGGGTGCGCGGGCGCCTGCAAGCGGTGATCGATCGGGTCCAGGAATCCACTGCCGCGCTCAAAGACGCGGTGGTCATGCTCGACAGCGATGGCAACCTGGAATGGTGGAACCGCGCCGCCGAAACCCTGCTGGGCCTCAAGACCCCTCAAGACAGCGGCCAGCCGGTGACCAACCTGGTGCGTCATCCGCGCTTCAAGGAATACTTCGAGCAGGACAACTACGCCGAGCCGTTGGAAATCCCCTCGCCGATCAATGATCGCCTGCGCATTCAGCTGTACATCACCCGCTACGGCAACAACGAACACTTGATGCTGGTGCGCGACGTGACGCGTATCCACCAGCTGGAACAAATGCGCAAAGACTTCATCGCCAACGTGTCCCACGAGCTGCGCACCCCCCTGACAGTGATTTGCGGCTACCTGGAAACCCTGCTCGATAACGTCGAGGAAGTGAACCCGCGCTGGACCCGCGCGCTGCAGCAGATGCAGCAGCAAGGCGGGCGGATGCAGACCTTGCTTAACGATTTGCTGCTGCTGGCCAAGCTGGAAGCCACCGATTACCCGTCGGACAACCAGCCGGTGTCCATCGACAGCCTGCTGCAATCGATCAAGAGCGATGCCCAGCAGCTGTCCGGTCAGAAAAATCAACACATCACCCTGGAAGCCGATCCGACGATTCAGCTCAAAGGCAGCGAAGCCGAATTGCGCAGTGCGTTTTCCAATCTGGTGTTCAACGCGGTGAAATACACCCCTGCCGAGGGCAATATCCGCATTCGCTGGTGGGGGGACGATCAAGGCGCCCACCTGAGCGTGCAGGATTCGGGGATCGGTATAGACAGCAAGCACCTGCCGCGCCTGACCGAACGCTTCTATCGCGTCGACTCCAGCCGCAACTCCAACACCGGCGGCACCGGGCTCGGTCTGGCCATCGTCAAGCACGTGTTGCTGCGCCACCGGGCACGCATGGAAATCAGCAGTGTGCCGGGACATGGCAGTACGTTTACCTGCCATTTTGCGCCGGCCCAGGTCACCAAATCCCGCGTGATCAGCGCCGCTGACTGA
- a CDS encoding hemolysin family protein, producing the protein MDPSPGLTLATIFADFGMILFALILVLLNGFFVAAEFAMVKLRSTRVEAIAEQNGWRGHILRTVHSQLDAYLSACQLGITLASLGLGWVGEPAFAHLLEPVLSAVGVDSAEVVKAVSFFTAFFIISYLHIVVGELAPKSWAIRKPELLSLWTAVPLYLFYWAMYPAIYLLNASANQILRIAGQGEPGPHHEHHYSREELKLILHSSRGQDPSDQGMRVLASAVEMGELEVVDWANSREDLVTLEYNAPLKEILALFRRHKFSRYPVYDSERQEFVGLLHIKDLLLELAALDHIPESFNLAELTRPLERVSRHMPLSQLLEQFRKGGSHFAVVEEADGNIIGYLTMEDVLEVLVGDIQDEHRKAERGILAYQPGKLLVRGDTPLFKVERLLGIDLDHIEAETLAGLVYETLKRVPEEEEVLEVEGLRIIIKKMKGPKIILAKVLLLD; encoded by the coding sequence ATGGACCCTTCCCCTGGCTTGACCCTCGCAACAATATTCGCCGACTTCGGCATGATTCTTTTTGCTCTGATCCTGGTTTTGCTCAACGGTTTTTTCGTTGCGGCGGAATTTGCCATGGTCAAATTGCGCTCGACCCGGGTCGAAGCCATCGCTGAACAAAACGGCTGGCGCGGGCATATCCTGCGCACCGTGCACAGTCAGCTCGATGCTTACCTGTCAGCCTGCCAATTGGGTATCACCCTCGCCTCCCTCGGTCTGGGCTGGGTCGGCGAACCGGCGTTCGCGCACCTCCTGGAGCCTGTGCTGAGTGCCGTGGGCGTAGATTCCGCTGAAGTGGTCAAGGCGGTTTCGTTCTTCACGGCGTTCTTCATCATTTCGTACCTGCACATCGTGGTCGGTGAGCTGGCTCCAAAGTCCTGGGCCATCCGCAAACCCGAGTTGCTGTCGCTGTGGACGGCAGTGCCGCTGTACTTGTTCTACTGGGCCATGTACCCGGCCATCTACCTGCTCAACGCCAGCGCCAACCAGATCCTGCGCATCGCCGGGCAAGGTGAACCCGGCCCGCACCACGAGCACCATTACAGCCGCGAAGAACTGAAACTGATCCTGCACTCCAGCCGTGGTCAGGACCCGAGCGACCAAGGCATGCGCGTACTGGCCTCGGCGGTCGAGATGGGCGAGCTGGAAGTAGTCGACTGGGCCAACTCCCGGGAAGACCTGGTCACCCTTGAGTACAACGCACCGCTCAAGGAAATCCTGGCGTTGTTCCGTCGCCACAAATTCAGCCGCTACCCGGTGTACGACAGCGAGCGCCAGGAGTTCGTCGGCCTGCTGCACATCAAGGATCTGCTGCTGGAACTGGCCGCCCTGGATCACATTCCCGAGTCGTTCAACCTCGCCGAACTGACCCGGCCGCTGGAGCGCGTGTCGCGGCACATGCCGCTGTCGCAACTGCTGGAACAGTTTCGCAAGGGCGGCTCGCACTTCGCCGTGGTCGAGGAAGCCGACGGCAACATCATCGGCTACCTGACCATGGAAGACGTGCTGGAAGTGCTGGTGGGCGACATTCAGGACGAACATCGCAAGGCTGAGCGCGGGATCCTCGCCTATCAGCCGGGCAAGCTGCTGGTTCGGGGCGATACGCCGCTGTTCAAGGTGGAACGCCTGCTGGGCATCGACCTGGACCACATCGAAGCCGAAACCCTCGCCGGGCTGGTCTATGAAACCCTGAAACGGGTGCCGGAAGAGGAAGAAGTGCTAGAGGTAGAAGGTTTGCGGATCATCATCAAGAAGATGAAAGGGCCGAAGATCATATTGGCCAAGGTGTTGCTGCTGGATTGA
- a CDS encoding peptidoglycan DD-metalloendopeptidase family protein, giving the protein MLVRLLFFCGLFMASTSAVAMTIYKSTNASGVVSYSDRPTKGAKVFVFRDRMVEHLERQVYLDIKRLNGMDSVFVRNDLYAPVEIELSFDGLQNVSGAPSRPIRRVMPARSNLRLALLTPTKAGRPIVYNPRFAYSLGDPSGAAMAYRYPLPWRGGPFRLTQGANGQYSHYGPKNRYAMDIAMPEGTPIIAARGGVVVKTENGQTGRGNDPSGNFVRVLHDDGTMGVYLHLKKGSVCVREGQRVVVGSALALSGNTGNSSGPHLHFVVQRNTGLGLVSIPYQFNQPVGALPNFALGKK; this is encoded by the coding sequence ATGCTCGTGCGCCTGCTGTTTTTCTGTGGTCTTTTCATGGCCTCCACCTCGGCTGTGGCCATGACGATCTACAAGTCCACCAATGCCAGTGGCGTGGTCTCCTACAGCGACCGCCCCACCAAAGGCGCAAAGGTGTTCGTTTTTCGCGACCGGATGGTCGAACATCTTGAGCGGCAGGTGTACCTCGACATCAAGAGGTTGAATGGCATGGACAGCGTGTTCGTGCGCAACGACCTGTATGCGCCGGTCGAGATCGAGCTGAGTTTCGACGGGCTGCAGAACGTCAGCGGTGCGCCGAGCCGACCGATCCGCCGGGTGATGCCGGCGCGCAGCAACCTTCGTCTGGCCCTGCTCACGCCGACGAAGGCCGGAAGGCCGATCGTGTATAACCCAAGGTTCGCATATTCCCTGGGCGACCCCTCAGGGGCTGCCATGGCCTATCGATATCCGTTGCCCTGGCGTGGCGGTCCGTTTCGGCTGACCCAGGGCGCCAATGGCCAATACAGCCACTACGGACCGAAGAACCGTTACGCGATGGACATCGCCATGCCCGAAGGCACGCCGATCATCGCGGCGCGCGGCGGGGTGGTGGTGAAAACCGAGAATGGCCAGACCGGGCGCGGCAACGACCCGTCGGGCAATTTCGTGCGGGTGTTGCACGATGACGGGACCATGGGCGTGTATCTGCACCTGAAGAAGGGCTCAGTCTGCGTCCGGGAAGGTCAGCGTGTGGTGGTGGGCAGTGCGCTGGCGTTGTCGGGCAATACCGGCAATAGCAGCGGCCCGCATCTGCACTTCGTGGTGCAGCGCAATACCGGGTTGGGGCTGGTGTCGATTCCGTACCAGTTCAATCAACCGGTGGGGGCGTTGCCCAACTTTGCGTTGGGCAAGAAATGA
- a CDS encoding response regulator: MSKVSVLVVDDASFIRDLVKKCLRNYFPGIRIEDAVNGKKAQAMLAREAFDLVLCDWEMPEMSGLELLTWCREQDNLKTMPFVMVTSRGDKENVVQAIQAGVSGYVSKPFTNEQLLTKVKQALNKVGKLDTLMNSAPTKMNSAFGNDSLSALTGGKAAVVAPAAAPVNPFAKPVAAAPAPAAAASRGLLNSPPVKAPVAASAASAGGRGQGQLRLSSGTQQCVIKALSLKEALLVVKRTDTLPQVLDSAVLDLEQGDNAETARLNGYLHAIVAHEPKPDSEWLQLTFRFVDQDAQKLDYISRLIARGTAQKHFVPGA, translated from the coding sequence ATGAGTAAGGTCAGTGTGTTGGTCGTGGACGATGCGTCGTTCATTCGTGACCTGGTGAAGAAGTGCTTGCGCAACTACTTCCCGGGCATTCGAATCGAAGATGCCGTCAACGGCAAAAAGGCTCAGGCCATGCTGGCGCGCGAGGCGTTCGATCTGGTGCTGTGCGACTGGGAAATGCCGGAAATGTCCGGTCTTGAGCTGCTGACCTGGTGCCGCGAGCAAGATAATCTCAAGACCATGCCGTTCGTGATGGTGACCAGCCGTGGCGACAAAGAGAACGTTGTCCAGGCAATCCAGGCCGGGGTTTCCGGCTACGTCAGCAAGCCGTTCACCAACGAGCAACTGCTGACCAAGGTCAAGCAGGCGCTGAACAAGGTTGGCAAGCTGGACACCTTGATGAACAGCGCACCGACCAAAATGAACTCGGCGTTCGGCAACGATTCCCTGAGCGCATTGACCGGCGGCAAAGCCGCGGTAGTCGCACCCGCGGCTGCACCGGTCAACCCGTTTGCCAAACCTGTCGCCGCCGCGCCAGCCCCGGCAGCGGCAGCGTCTCGTGGTTTGCTCAACAGCCCGCCGGTCAAGGCACCTGTGGCCGCTTCTGCCGCCTCCGCGGGCGGTCGTGGCCAAGGCCAACTGCGCCTGTCGAGCGGTACTCAGCAATGCGTGATCAAGGCCTTGAGCCTCAAGGAAGCGCTGCTGGTGGTGAAACGCACCGACACCCTGCCACAAGTGCTCGACAGCGCCGTGCTCGACCTGGAGCAGGGTGACAACGCTGAAACCGCCCGTCTCAATGGCTACCTGCACGCCATCGTCGCCCACGAGCCGAAGCCCGACAGCGAGTGGCTGCAACTGACCTTCCGCTTTGTCGACCAGGATGCGCAGAAGCTCGACTACATTTCTCGCCTGATCGCCCGTGGCACCGCGCAGAAGCACTTCGTACCGGGTGCGTAA
- the phoU gene encoding phosphate signaling complex protein PhoU, with translation MISKEGLTHHISQQFNAELEEVRSHLLAMGGLVEKQVNDAVTALIEADSGLAQQVREIDDQINQMERNIDEECLRILARRQPAASDLRLIISISKSVIDLERIGDEATKIARRAIQLCEEGEAPRGYVEVRHIGDQVRNMVRDALDAFARFDADLALSVAQYDKIIDREYKTALRELATYMMEDPRSISRVLSIIWVLRSLERIGDHARNISELVIYLVRGTDVRHLGLKRMKEEVEGTSAENANVPGKADDK, from the coding sequence ATGATTAGTAAAGAAGGCCTTACCCATCACATCTCCCAGCAGTTCAACGCCGAGCTCGAGGAAGTGCGCAGCCACCTCCTGGCCATGGGCGGGCTGGTCGAGAAGCAGGTCAACGACGCGGTCACCGCGCTGATCGAGGCCGACTCCGGCCTGGCCCAGCAAGTGCGCGAAATCGACGACCAGATCAACCAGATGGAACGCAACATCGACGAAGAATGCCTGCGCATTCTGGCCCGTCGTCAGCCGGCGGCGTCGGACTTGCGTCTGATCATCAGCATCTCCAAGTCGGTGATCGACCTGGAGCGCATCGGCGACGAAGCCACCAAGATCGCCCGTCGCGCCATCCAGTTGTGCGAAGAAGGCGAAGCACCGCGCGGTTACGTCGAGGTCCGCCACATCGGCGACCAGGTGCGCAACATGGTGCGCGATGCCCTGGACGCGTTTGCCCGCTTCGACGCCGACCTGGCGCTGTCGGTGGCGCAATACGACAAGATCATCGACCGCGAATACAAGACCGCCCTGCGTGAGTTGGCTACCTACATGATGGAAGACCCACGCTCTATCTCGCGGGTCTTGAGCATCATCTGGGTGCTGCGTTCGCTGGAGCGGATCGGCGATCATGCGCGCAACATCTCGGAACTGGTGATTTACCTGGTGCGCGGCACCGACGTGCGTCACTTGGGCCTCAAGCGCATGAAGGAAGAAGTGGAAGGCACAAGTGCCGAAAACGCTAATGTTCCGGGCAAAGCTGACGATAAGTAA
- the pstB gene encoding phosphate ABC transporter ATP-binding protein PstB: protein MQHEAHTHGINMSALGRDKQSLSLEQETVAIEVPGLSLFYGDKQALYDVSMNIPKQRVTAFIGPSGCGKSTLLRTFNRMNDLVDGCRVEGAINLYGNNIYRKGEDVAELRRRVGMVFQKPNPFPKTIYENVVYGLRIQGINKKRILDEAVEWALKGAALWDEVKDRLHESALGLSGGQQQRLVIARTIAVEPEVLLLDEPCSALDPISTLKVEELIYELKSKFTIVIVTHNMQQAARVSDYTAFMYMGKLVEFGDTDTLFTNPAKKQTEDYITGRYG from the coding sequence ATGCAGCACGAAGCACACACTCACGGCATCAACATGTCGGCCCTGGGCCGCGACAAGCAGAGCCTGAGTCTCGAGCAGGAAACCGTGGCCATTGAAGTGCCGGGCCTGAGCCTGTTCTACGGCGATAAACAAGCGCTGTATGACGTCAGCATGAACATCCCGAAACAGCGCGTGACCGCCTTCATCGGCCCGTCGGGTTGCGGCAAGTCCACGCTGCTGCGCACGTTCAACCGCATGAACGATCTGGTGGACGGCTGCCGCGTCGAAGGGGCGATCAACCTCTACGGCAATAACATCTACCGCAAGGGCGAGGACGTGGCCGAGCTGCGTCGCCGGGTTGGCATGGTGTTCCAGAAGCCCAACCCGTTCCCGAAAACCATTTACGAAAACGTGGTTTACGGTTTGCGCATCCAGGGCATCAACAAAAAGCGCATCCTCGACGAAGCCGTCGAGTGGGCATTGAAAGGTGCGGCGCTGTGGGATGAGGTCAAGGATCGTCTGCATGAGTCGGCACTGGGCCTGTCCGGTGGTCAGCAGCAACGTCTGGTGATCGCCCGCACCATCGCGGTGGAGCCTGAAGTGCTGCTGCTCGACGAACCCTGCTCGGCACTCGACCCGATCTCCACGCTGAAGGTCGAAGAGCTGATCTACGAACTGAAATCCAAGTTCACCATTGTTATCGTGACCCACAACATGCAACAGGCCGCGCGGGTTTCCGACTACACGGCGTTCATGTACATGGGCAAACTGGTGGAATTCGGCGACACCGATACCCTGTTCACCAATCCGGCGAAGAAGCAGACCGAAGACTACATCACCGGTCGTTACGGCTAG